TTGCTTCCTGTTATTCAGACAACATCATCGCGCTCAAACAGGGCAAGATTGTGGCAAATGGTCCGGTTGATGAGGTGATCCAAGCGCAGGTTCTCGAACAGATTTACGAAACGCCCTTTCACGTCATTGAGCAGCAAGGCAAACGGATGTGCACCTACTACTGATCTCTGTCCGTGGGTTCAACGCGTTTGAACCCACTCGAATTGAACGCCTAGCTTAGCGCGTCAAATCGTCTAAAATCGGGCAGTGGCTGTCGGTATTTCCTGGACAAGCGGTGATCCAACTTTCCAGTTGCTGCTTGATTTCCTGTAAATGGGCGATTTTCTGTTCCACTTCAGCCAGTTTTTCTTTGGTTCTTGCTTTGACTTCGCTGCTCTTTCGCTCAGGATTCTCGGCCAATTGCACAAACTCCTTGCACTCTTGCAGCGAAAACCCTGCCTGTTTAGCACGAGAAATGAGGTTGAGTTCCTGAATGTGTTTTGCCCCATATTCGCGATAGCCTGAATCGCTGCGCAGCGGCGGCGATATCAGCCCCTTCTCTTCATACATGCGGATCGATTTGCTTGATAATCCGGTTAACTTTGCAATTGCACCAATATTCATCGTTACCTCAGGCTGCGCTGTTTCCCTTGATTGTACTGAGTAGTGGCTTTTGTGCAATCTCATTGGGAGTGATGCCGAATGTACGCTTAAAGGCATTGGTGAAATTGGATGGATGATGGTAGCCCGCCTCATACGCTGCTTCGGTGACGCTGATCAATCCACGTTCAAGCTGAATTTTGGCAATGTTCAAACGGCGATGACGAATATAGCCGCTGATGGTCAAGTTGAGCGCCTGTTTAAAGTGGCGTTGTAAATTGGACACGCTCATGGAAAAGCGCTTGGCCAAGTGAGTCAGGTCGAGCGGCTGGTGCAAATTTGCATCAATGTAAGAGAGGATCTGTTCGATTTTGTGATAGTCATGATGTGGCTCTGAAGTAGGGCGCTCGAAGTTTTGCTCATTCAGTAAATTTAAGCACTGTGCGATCAACAAATGAGACTGGCACTCCAGTTGTAGCTTTTGCTGTAAAGAGCCGCAGACCGACATGGCGAGGATGGTGCTGATGGCTTTTGCCATGTTTTCTGCAAAAGGCAGTTCGCAGCAGGCCAAATGATGCGAAAGAAAGTGAGCAATCGGTTCGTCGCCGCTTAAACGGTGCTTTAACCAATCGGGATGAATAGCAATATTGAGCTTTTTGATCTGATTGTTGGCGAGCAGAGTGCGTCTGAACGTGGTCGGTTGGGCTAGATTGATCACTATCGCTTTTGGCTGTTCAGCAGCACAGAGCTCAAACTCGCGGTTATCAAAACCAAATTTTACTTTGCCGCTGAGCAAAAACACCAAGTTCAGGCACGGCTGCGCGGTTGAGACGATTTCGCTCTCTTTGAGTTCGGTGCTGATACTGCCTTGCAAGGCGATCGCATCTGCATAGCGGTAGTTGAGAAACTGGCCTTCAACCAGTACCGTATTGGCAGAGTTCCCCTTGGTAATAATTTGTTGTTGACCTGGTTCTCCAATTTGCTCGGTTAGGGCAATTTTTCTTCTTCTTTCTCGATTTCTTACCACTCGCGCCATTTTGACCTTTCCTCATAACTCAAAGGCGATTTTGCATAAGCAAATCCGCTTCCTGTTCATAGAAATGAAACTTATCATAACTGCGAATTATTATCATTATCACACTATTTTAAATTGGAATCTTTTAAATGGAAAAACGTCATAATCGTCAATTTCGACCTTCTGCTCTTTGTCTGGCAATCGGTCTGATTATGTCAGGGCACAGTTTTGCTCAAGAAAATGCAAGTGATGAACGCGTTGTCGTTTGGGGAACGCACGTTTCCAGCAACACAGAATCGATGGTGTCGGACGACATCTCACTAAAGCAAGCGGATCATATGTCGGATCTGCTGCGCGAGATCCCGGGCGTGGATGTTGGTGGAACGCACTCCGTGAACCAGCGCATCACAATTCGTGGTCTTGGGGAAACGGATCTGGATATTCGTTTGGACGGTGCGTCACAACATGCCAACATGTTTCACCACGTTGGTAACTTAACGCTCAACCCAGACATCTTAAAAGCGGCGGAGATTCAAGTGGGGAACAACTCTGTTGCCCAAAACGGGCTAGGTGGCTCAGTCTATTTTGAAACCAAAGATGCTCGCGATTTGCTGCGCTATGACGAGTCGTTTGGCGTTCGTGTGTATGGCGGCTATGCCAGCAATGACAGCCAGCAGAGATCAGTGACACTTTACGGCCTGCTTGGTGAGCCGCTTGATTACATGCTCTATGCCAATTATGTGACCCGAGATGATTTCAAAGACGGAAATGGCGACACCACGTTTGGCAGCGCGGGTGATGTTTACAATATTCTCGGTAAGTTAGGCTATGAGATCAGCAATCTGCATCGCTTGGAACTGAGCTACGATTTGTATCGTGATGAGGGCGACTACAGCCCAAGACCTGATATGTCGGGCGGTGCAAACCAAGGCTTGTCTCAGGATAAGTTGATCCCGACGGAGTACAACCGTGATACGGTGACGTTGGGTTATGAACTGCGCGGTGACAAACATCAAGGCAAAGTGACGCTCTACACCACTAAAACCAAGATCAAACGTGACGAATCCGGTATGGCCCCAAGATGGCCAGGTAACCGAGTCAGCAAAAACTCGGCGGAAAACCAAAACGATGGCTTAAATGCGAAGTTTGTGTCGAATTTTGACCTAGCTGGGCGCAGAAATGCGCTGACATACGGCTTTGACTACATGGATAAAACCTCGTCATCGTCTTATGGCGAAAAGCGATTTATGAAAGAAAGTGCCAAGTCCTTTGCCCTGTTTGTGGAGGATCAAGTTTGGTTGACGGAACGTTTCTCCATCACTGCAGGTCTGCGCTCAGACGACTATAAACGTGAAGCAACAACGGGAACTCATAAGTTTGATGATGTGACTTGGGCTCTAGCCACCGAGTGGCAAGCAAGCGACGCTTGGAGCGTATTTGCCAGCACTCGCTCCTTGTTCAAAGGCCCTGAACTGATGGAAACCTTTGTTGCCTATCAAGACGTTGCTTACCTCGCCGATGATATTAAAGCGGAAACCGGGCAAAACACGCAAGGTGGTGTGAAATTTAGTCAGCGTGTCGATAAACACGCGTTTGGCGCCAATCTGACGCTGTTTAAAACCGATATTGATGACTATATAGCCGAAGCATACGATGAGGCGACAACGTCATATCTTTACTACAACATGGCTGATGTGGAGATCAAAGGATTCGAAGCGGCCGTTTCATACGGTTATGACGCTTTCAACGGTAAGCTTTCCTACGCTAAATCGGACATCAAAAATAAGCAGACTGGCGGTGCGGTTGCGGCGGCAAATGGCCGCAGTATGGATGTGGGTGATAGTATCGCACTTAACCTAGATTACTATGCAGCGTCATGGGATGTGCTATTGGGTTGGAGCTCAATGTTGGTACTTGAGGAAGATAATGTCTTGGCTGGCGCACCAGTGAAAGAGGGGTACAACACTCACAATCTCTACGCGCAGTGGATCCCACAGAAAGTCGATGGTTTGACCGTGACCTTTGGTATCGACAATTTGTTTGATGAGACCTACACCTCGCACGCGTCTCGCTCTGGGGTTGCCAGAGGATTTACCTTAGACGACTACGAACCGGGCCGAAACATCAAACTTTCTGCGGCCTACCAATTCTAACAACCTAAATAACCAACGCAGCTGGGACAATTCGTTTTGTCCCAGCCAGTGAGCAAAGCATGCTAAAACAACAAACGCGTATTTTCTCTAAGCACGCGGGCAAATATCTGGTGACTCTTTGTCGTCATTTTGCGCGAAAAGTCCCCGCCCAATGGGATGAATGTCAAGGTGAAGTGA
This Vibrio navarrensis DNA region includes the following protein-coding sequences:
- the cueR gene encoding Cu(I)-responsive transcriptional regulator, with product MNIGAIAKLTGLSSKSIRMYEEKGLISPPLRSDSGYREYGAKHIQELNLISRAKQAGFSLQECKEFVQLAENPERKSSEVKARTKEKLAEVEQKIAHLQEIKQQLESWITACPGNTDSHCPILDDLTR
- a CDS encoding TonB-dependent siderophore receptor, with amino-acid sequence MEKRHNRQFRPSALCLAIGLIMSGHSFAQENASDERVVVWGTHVSSNTESMVSDDISLKQADHMSDLLREIPGVDVGGTHSVNQRITIRGLGETDLDIRLDGASQHANMFHHVGNLTLNPDILKAAEIQVGNNSVAQNGLGGSVYFETKDARDLLRYDESFGVRVYGGYASNDSQQRSVTLYGLLGEPLDYMLYANYVTRDDFKDGNGDTTFGSAGDVYNILGKLGYEISNLHRLELSYDLYRDEGDYSPRPDMSGGANQGLSQDKLIPTEYNRDTVTLGYELRGDKHQGKVTLYTTKTKIKRDESGMAPRWPGNRVSKNSAENQNDGLNAKFVSNFDLAGRRNALTYGFDYMDKTSSSSYGEKRFMKESAKSFALFVEDQVWLTERFSITAGLRSDDYKREATTGTHKFDDVTWALATEWQASDAWSVFASTRSLFKGPELMETFVAYQDVAYLADDIKAETGQNTQGGVKFSQRVDKHAFGANLTLFKTDIDDYIAEAYDEATTSYLYYNMADVEIKGFEAAVSYGYDAFNGKLSYAKSDIKNKQTGGAVAAANGRSMDVGDSIALNLDYYAASWDVLLGWSSMLVLEEDNVLAGAPVKEGYNTHNLYAQWIPQKVDGLTVTFGIDNLFDETYTSHASRSGVARGFTLDDYEPGRNIKLSAAYQF
- a CDS encoding helix-turn-helix domain-containing protein, which produces MARVVRNRERRRKIALTEQIGEPGQQQIITKGNSANTVLVEGQFLNYRYADAIALQGSISTELKESEIVSTAQPCLNLVFLLSGKVKFGFDNREFELCAAEQPKAIVINLAQPTTFRRTLLANNQIKKLNIAIHPDWLKHRLSGDEPIAHFLSHHLACCELPFAENMAKAISTILAMSVCGSLQQKLQLECQSHLLIAQCLNLLNEQNFERPTSEPHHDYHKIEQILSYIDANLHQPLDLTHLAKRFSMSVSNLQRHFKQALNLTISGYIRHRRLNIAKIQLERGLISVTEAAYEAGYHHPSNFTNAFKRTFGITPNEIAQKPLLSTIKGNSAA